A genomic window from Triticum urartu cultivar G1812 chromosome 7, Tu2.1, whole genome shotgun sequence includes:
- the LOC125523998 gene encoding uncharacterized protein LOC125523998 has translation MFAMEIDNINDIYTFLVACCGPRLERLFVQLPTSSCQYRPEDEPSGSESEENGSVEELSEQETTEEDELEEELSEGDDPEEELLEGDDLEEALSEGLNTRKSCQRESHLKKINHRNMGRGKRYLMEGNQRKRQ, from the exons ATGTTCGCAATGGAGATCGATAACATAAACGACATTTACACTTTCCTTGTGGCCTGCTGTGGCCCTCGATTGGAGAGGTTATTTGTGCAG CTTCCGACAAGTAGTTGTCAGTATAGGCCAGAGGATGAACCATCAGGATCAGAATCTGAGGAAAATGGGTCAGTGGAAGAGCTATCAGAGCAAGAAACAACGGAGGAAGATGAGCTAGAGGAAGAGCTGTCAGAGGGAGATGACCCAGAGGAAGAGCTGTTAGAGGGAGATGACCTAGAGGAAGCGCTGTCAGAGGGATTGAACACGAGGAAGAGTTGTCAGAGGGAGAGTCACCTGAAGAAAATCAATCACAGAAACATGGGTCGAGGGAAGAGATATCTGATGGAGGGCAATCAGAGGAAGAGGCAATAG